In one window of Candidatus Alcyoniella australis DNA:
- a CDS encoding transposase, translating to MATNTSSSTNRNRRRPKMGGDTHFITIKIQDKHPVFQEKKAVQSLRECIRKVQSRYPFEVEALVTMPDHLHLILTLPQDDDVLNLRVQAIQTAFAKTYGRNLDLGKDSPDSSRVRQSTIWRRRYCNHLICDDADLAKHIEYVFWNPVKHGLVKNPSSWPYCNMSRKSRNGHTNNGKICKMPAWISSADWD from the coding sequence ATGGCCACGAACACCTCAAGCTCAACCAACCGCAATCGCCGCCGCCCCAAGATGGGTGGCGATACACACTTTATCACGATTAAAATCCAGGACAAGCACCCGGTCTTTCAAGAAAAGAAAGCCGTGCAGAGTCTCAGGGAATGCATCCGCAAGGTACAGAGCCGTTACCCCTTCGAGGTCGAGGCTCTGGTCACCATGCCCGACCACCTGCACCTGATCTTGACCCTGCCCCAAGACGACGACGTGCTCAACCTGCGAGTGCAGGCGATCCAGACCGCGTTCGCCAAAACCTACGGCCGCAACCTCGACCTGGGCAAAGACAGCCCGGACTCAAGCAGGGTGCGACAGTCGACGATCTGGCGGCGGCGCTACTGCAACCACCTGATCTGCGACGACGCGGACCTGGCCAAGCACATCGAGTACGTCTTCTGGAATCCGGTCAAGCACGGCCTGGTTAAAAACCCATCGAGCTGGCCGTATTGCAACATGTCGCGCAAGTCCCGCAACGGCCACACCAACAACGGCAAGATTTGCAAGATGCCGGCCTGGATCTCCAGCGCCGACTGGGACTGA